A single window of Callithrix jacchus isolate 240 chromosome 6, calJac240_pri, whole genome shotgun sequence DNA harbors:
- the LOC144576600 gene encoding uncharacterized protein LOC144576600 — MGPVWPCGAEELAGRPAGGRDTRTHVGTVFAASRTQPRTRAAYEAPPSRSSEPPPGQMRSTCVGPARALASAPARPASPCRPGRGVLRRPPARRRKLPLLLATAAP; from the coding sequence ATGGGGCCGGTGTGGCCTTGCGGGGCTGAGGAGCTGGCTGGCCGGCCGGCCGGCGGGCGAGACACGCGCACGCACGTGGGCACTGTTTTTGCAGCGAGCCGCACGCAGCCCCGCACCCGAGCAGCTTATGAAGCTCCACCGAGCCGCTCCTCGGAGCCGCCCCCCGGCCAGATGCGGAGCACCTGTGTCGGCCCCGCCCGGGCCCTCGCCTCCGCCCCCGCGCGCCCCGCCTCTCCCTGCAGGCCGGGCCGAGGAGTGCTCCGCAGACCACCCGCACGCCGGCGGAAACTGCCGCTGCTGCTGGCCACAGCCGCCCCCTGA